One part of the Sphingopyxis sp. PAMC25046 genome encodes these proteins:
- a CDS encoding Crp/Fnr family transcriptional regulator, which translates to MGLAEIVNALLTPRERLVWEASLARNARDYMKGSDLAREGEKPMALRIVLAGWAQKYKQMPDGRRQILGVVLPGELCDLDLFTVAHTDHSIAAVRRLSVAEIGRSDAQRLFEQCPNLAPALCWAAILGAAVQREWTINIGQRNALERVAQLLCEIYVRQHDIPSAGGGACDFLLTQGQMAEAMGLTQVHVNRIVQQLRLRCAVEIRNMRLEIPDFAQLAALASFNATYLHLGEAATLVERARMLFPSGFDRPDRPNGGGAISPTI; encoded by the coding sequence ATGGGGCTGGCTGAAATCGTGAACGCGCTGCTGACCCCGCGGGAGCGGTTGGTCTGGGAAGCCAGCCTGGCACGCAACGCGCGCGACTATATGAAAGGCTCCGACCTCGCCCGCGAAGGTGAAAAGCCCATGGCTCTGCGGATTGTTTTGGCGGGCTGGGCGCAAAAGTATAAGCAGATGCCCGACGGTCGGCGGCAAATTCTGGGCGTCGTTTTGCCGGGCGAGCTCTGCGATCTCGATCTCTTCACCGTCGCGCACACCGATCATTCGATCGCCGCGGTGCGTCGCCTGTCGGTTGCGGAGATCGGTCGGTCGGACGCGCAACGGCTTTTCGAACAATGTCCGAATCTGGCGCCGGCGTTGTGCTGGGCCGCGATTCTCGGCGCGGCGGTCCAGCGCGAATGGACGATCAACATCGGGCAGCGAAACGCGCTCGAGCGCGTGGCCCAGCTTCTTTGCGAAATCTATGTGCGACAGCACGACATCCCGTCTGCTGGCGGCGGGGCCTGCGACTTTCTACTCACCCAGGGACAGATGGCCGAAGCGATGGGCCTGACACAAGTGCATGTGAACCGTATCGTCCAGCAACTCCGCCTCCGCTGCGCGGTAGAGATTCGCAATATGCGGCTGGAAATTCCGGACTTCGCCCAGCTGGCGGCTTTGGCGTCCTTCAACGCAACCTATCTTCACCTGGGCGAGGCGGCGACATTGGTCGAACGGGCGCGGATGCTGTTCCCGTCGGGCTTCGACAGGCCGGACCGGCCGAACGGCGGCGGCGCGATTTCTCCGACTATCTGA
- a CDS encoding peptidylprolyl isomerase yields MKHLLLAASAAASLILPVAASEPAPIPSPGEIAAAAPASDWIAIAPSDLLVMDLAPDAKGKPRRVVIQLMPAPFSRGWIGNIRKLAAAHWWDGTSINRVQDNYVVQWGDATEKKPLPIGLATVPESEYQIEDRPAVMRIIETMHRNKVRIEELVRQQRRSGSPRIYAPEMRTKVDPYADLQGFAQGWPVAGSTGLWPIHCYGAVGVGRNLSPDTGSGAELYAVIGHAPRHLDRNIAVVGRVISGIEHLSSLPRGTEALGFYKTEAERMPIASIRIASELPAADQPQFEYLSTESDSFARYADARANRRDPFFIRPAGGADICNIPVPVRPVAAK; encoded by the coding sequence ATGAAACATCTGTTGCTAGCGGCGAGTGCGGCCGCGTCGCTCATCCTTCCTGTGGCCGCTTCTGAGCCGGCGCCGATCCCGTCGCCCGGCGAAATCGCGGCGGCTGCGCCTGCGAGCGACTGGATCGCCATCGCCCCATCCGACCTGTTGGTGATGGATCTCGCGCCCGATGCCAAAGGCAAGCCGCGGCGCGTCGTCATCCAGTTGATGCCCGCGCCGTTCAGCCGAGGCTGGATCGGCAATATCCGCAAGCTCGCCGCGGCGCATTGGTGGGACGGGACGAGCATCAACCGCGTGCAGGACAATTATGTCGTGCAATGGGGCGATGCGACGGAGAAGAAGCCCTTACCTATTGGTTTGGCGACGGTACCCGAGAGCGAGTACCAGATCGAGGATCGTCCGGCCGTCATGCGTATCATCGAGACGATGCACCGCAACAAGGTACGGATCGAAGAGTTGGTCCGGCAGCAGCGACGGTCTGGGTCTCCCAGAATCTATGCGCCGGAGATGCGGACGAAAGTCGACCCCTATGCAGATCTTCAGGGCTTCGCGCAGGGTTGGCCGGTAGCTGGGAGCACGGGATTGTGGCCAATCCATTGCTATGGCGCCGTCGGCGTCGGCCGCAATCTGTCGCCCGATACTGGCAGCGGCGCCGAACTCTACGCCGTCATCGGTCATGCGCCGCGCCATCTTGATCGCAACATCGCGGTCGTCGGCCGCGTCATCAGCGGCATCGAGCATCTGTCGAGCCTGCCGCGTGGGACCGAGGCGCTCGGCTTCTATAAAACCGAGGCCGAGCGCATGCCTATCGCGTCGATCCGCATCGCGAGCGAATTGCCGGCTGCCGACCAGCCCCAATTCGAATATCTGTCGACCGAAAGCGACAGCTTCGCGCGCTATGCCGATGCGCGCGCCAACCGGCGCGATCCATTCTTCATTCGGCCCGCGGGCGGCGCCGATATTTGCAATATCCCGGTTCCCGTTCGTCCGGTCGCTGCGAAATAG
- a CDS encoding DUF1905 domain-containing protein produces MEDFTVTARLWRWQSATAPAAWFFVTIAGDEADGIRMAAMTGQWLDGRKGFGSARVEARIGETSWKTSVFPHKESGGWLLPVKAMVRKAEGLAEGDDVVVTVSL; encoded by the coding sequence GTGGAAGATTTCACCGTCACGGCGCGGCTCTGGCGCTGGCAATCGGCGACGGCGCCCGCCGCCTGGTTCTTTGTGACCATCGCCGGCGATGAAGCCGATGGGATTCGCATGGCCGCGATGACCGGACAGTGGCTGGACGGGCGAAAGGGATTCGGCTCGGCGCGGGTCGAGGCGAGAATCGGCGAGACCAGCTGGAAGACATCGGTGTTCCCGCATAAGGAGAGCGGCGGCTGGCTGCTTCCGGTCAAGGCGATGGTTCGCAAGGCGGAAGGCCTTGCCGAGGGCGATGACGTGGTCGTGACGGTCAGTCTTTAG
- a CDS encoding methyltransferase domain-containing protein, with amino-acid sequence MNRYADRLSHPTVADRVRELARIARYGNGLPRTMSPLRALLRRNGGAPILDVGGGFGDNFILLRKHLGETPYTVVDGAESCRVGRRVLGDRVCFQTDLPTEGQYGLSILIGTLQYILDSKSFISALSRLSGDTIFVSRSPLRKAGDDFYSIQDITPEQGASSAGECVVRVRNVENMADDFAQAGFELIESKEVMSYKEQMSSLPEEYRDCSYFNMTFRKVGLMLLCLTFTGQRYTAELAMV; translated from the coding sequence ATGAATCGCTACGCCGACAGATTGAGCCATCCCACGGTGGCGGACCGTGTTCGCGAGTTGGCGCGGATCGCGCGATATGGCAACGGGCTGCCGCGGACCATGAGTCCGTTGAGGGCGTTGCTCCGGCGCAACGGCGGCGCGCCGATTCTCGATGTCGGCGGGGGCTTCGGCGATAATTTCATCCTTCTGCGGAAACATCTGGGTGAGACGCCCTATACAGTCGTGGACGGCGCCGAATCCTGCCGCGTCGGCAGGCGCGTGCTGGGAGATCGCGTCTGCTTTCAAACCGACCTGCCGACGGAGGGACAATATGGATTGTCCATTCTGATCGGGACCTTGCAATATATTCTAGATTCAAAGTCGTTCATTTCGGCCCTGTCGCGATTGTCGGGCGACACGATCTTCGTCAGCCGTTCGCCGCTTCGAAAAGCCGGCGATGATTTCTATTCCATTCAGGACATAACGCCCGAGCAAGGAGCGAGTTCGGCGGGCGAATGCGTTGTGCGGGTCCGAAACGTCGAGAATATGGCGGACGATTTTGCTCAGGCCGGTTTCGAACTGATCGAGAGCAAGGAAGTCATGAGTTACAAGGAACAGATGTCGTCGCTTCCCGAAGAATATCGCGATTGTTCCTATTTCAATATGACGTTCAGGAAAGTCGGTCTGATGCTGCTATGCTTGACGTTTACCGGCCAGCGGTACACCGCGGAACTGGCAATGGTTTGA
- a CDS encoding LysR substrate-binding domain-containing protein yields the protein MPRLPTLSSMEAFLEVARHGTVKAAAIELGLSMPALSRRIQTLEHAVGRPLFNRHHHGLSLTETGRALHEQLSPILDELRAVIGQAGSPDASLRLHLNVLPLFAQQRLFPRLPDLRRQHPELHIDIDTMSHGEARLGDGIDAAIALARSIDPMLYAARLDQDKVFPIASRTLTDGKRAISVPEQMQRMTVLLHREMPETFSEWKKAIGMPYLEPAGIDYFDSGSLMLEAAAQGIGVAFMHGHHFDDAHDPRLVRLFDFDVDSPYSYWFVCRPRALRQPAVKLFHDWLLAAKI from the coding sequence ATGCCACGCCTCCCCACTCTCAGCAGCATGGAAGCCTTTCTTGAGGTCGCGCGCCATGGCACGGTCAAGGCGGCGGCGATCGAACTCGGCCTGTCGATGCCCGCCCTTTCGCGGCGTATCCAGACGCTCGAACATGCGGTGGGACGTCCGCTGTTCAACCGGCATCACCATGGGCTCAGCCTCACCGAGACCGGACGCGCGTTGCACGAACAATTGTCGCCGATTCTCGATGAGTTGCGCGCGGTGATAGGCCAGGCCGGCAGCCCCGATGCGTCGCTCCGCCTCCACCTCAATGTCCTGCCATTGTTCGCGCAGCAGCGGCTGTTCCCGCGCTTGCCCGACCTGCGCCGACAGCATCCCGAACTGCATATCGATATCGACACTATGTCGCATGGCGAAGCGCGTCTGGGCGACGGCATCGACGCAGCGATTGCGCTGGCCCGTTCGATCGACCCGATGCTCTACGCCGCGCGCCTCGACCAGGACAAGGTGTTCCCCATCGCATCGCGAACGCTGACCGACGGCAAGCGTGCGATCAGCGTTCCCGAGCAGATGCAGCGGATGACCGTGCTCCTCCACCGCGAGATGCCCGAGACCTTTTCCGAATGGAAGAAGGCGATCGGAATGCCCTATCTTGAGCCTGCGGGGATCGACTATTTCGATTCGGGCTCGCTGATGTTGGAAGCGGCGGCACAGGGTATCGGGGTCGCATTCATGCACGGCCACCACTTCGATGATGCGCACGATCCGCGCCTCGTCCGCCTGTTCGATTTCGATGTCGACAGCCCGTACAGCTACTGGTTCGTATGTCGCCCACGCGCCCTACGCCAGCCGGCAGTGAAGCTTTTCCACGACTGGCTGCTAGCAGCAAAAATCTGA
- a CDS encoding CDC48 family AAA ATPase: MAEAAVKEKQVKLQVANSRAEESGGGIARIPRSAMAELGVTEGDIIEISGKRQTASRVVAPYAEDEGLEVIRLDGLQRANAGAGAGDMVVLSRVETRPATRVVFAPAQENLRLQGSANALKRSFFGRPVVAGDTVATAGQQRLPSGDMPPQLRQMLNAPAYALAEVRLLVVSASPKGVVFIDENTEIELLPEYQEPQDARRTDVTYDDLGGLGETIDQLREMVELPLRYPELFRRLGVDPPRGVLLHGPPGTGKTRLARAVANESEAQFFLINGPEIMGSAYGESEKRLRDIFEQAAKSAPSILFIDEIDSIAPKRGQVQGEAEKRLVAQLLTLMDGLEPRTNLVVIAATNRPDAIDEALRRPGRFDREIVIGVPDEKGRREILGIHTRGMPLADNVDLDELSRTTFGFVGADMAALTREAAIEAVRRIMPKLNLEEGTIPPEVLEELRVTREDFNNALKRVQPSAMREVMVQAPKTRWSDIGGLDAARDKLIEGIELPLKNPEAFRRLGIRPAKGFLLYGPPGTGKTLLAKAAARESDANFISIKSSDLLSKWYGESEQQIARLFQRARAVAPTIIFIDELDSLVPARGSGTSGEPQVTERVVNTILAEMDGIEEMQSVVVIGATNRPNLIDPALLRPGRLDELIYVSVPNAEGRKRILEIQTAKMPLADDVDLGILAEKSDRFTGADLEDLTRRAGLAALKRSMGSDTVTMEDFETALKDTRASVTEAMERDYEKIQGEIKQAAMSVDPIGFFAPGMLKPIRDRKHDDTRD; the protein is encoded by the coding sequence TTGGCCGAAGCAGCGGTAAAGGAAAAACAGGTGAAACTGCAGGTGGCGAATTCGCGCGCCGAGGAAAGCGGCGGCGGCATCGCCCGGATCCCGCGCTCGGCCATGGCCGAACTCGGCGTGACCGAGGGCGATATCATCGAGATCAGCGGCAAGCGGCAGACGGCTTCGCGGGTGGTGGCGCCCTATGCCGAGGATGAAGGGCTGGAGGTCATTCGCCTCGACGGCCTGCAGCGCGCCAATGCGGGGGCCGGTGCGGGCGACATGGTGGTTCTGAGCCGTGTCGAGACCCGCCCTGCGACGCGCGTGGTGTTCGCGCCAGCGCAGGAAAATCTGCGGTTGCAGGGATCGGCCAACGCATTGAAGCGCAGCTTCTTCGGCCGTCCAGTCGTTGCAGGCGATACGGTCGCGACCGCCGGGCAGCAGCGGCTGCCATCGGGCGACATGCCGCCGCAGCTTCGCCAGATGCTCAACGCGCCGGCCTATGCGCTCGCCGAGGTCCGCCTGCTCGTCGTGTCGGCGAGCCCCAAAGGCGTCGTCTTCATCGACGAGAATACCGAAATCGAACTGCTCCCCGAATATCAAGAGCCACAGGATGCGCGCCGCACCGACGTCACCTACGATGATCTCGGCGGGCTGGGCGAGACGATTGACCAGCTGCGCGAGATGGTCGAACTGCCGCTCCGTTATCCCGAATTGTTCCGCCGCCTCGGCGTTGATCCGCCCCGCGGGGTACTGCTGCATGGCCCGCCGGGAACGGGCAAGACGCGGCTCGCGCGCGCGGTGGCCAACGAAAGCGAAGCGCAATTCTTCCTGATCAACGGGCCCGAGATCATGGGCAGCGCCTATGGCGAGTCCGAAAAGCGTTTGCGCGACATCTTCGAGCAGGCGGCCAAGTCTGCGCCCTCGATCCTGTTCATCGACGAAATCGATTCGATCGCGCCGAAACGCGGGCAGGTGCAGGGCGAGGCCGAAAAGCGGCTCGTGGCGCAGTTGCTCACGCTGATGGACGGGTTGGAGCCGCGGACGAATCTTGTCGTCATTGCCGCTACCAATCGCCCCGACGCGATCGACGAGGCACTGCGACGTCCCGGTCGTTTTGACCGCGAGATCGTGATCGGCGTTCCCGACGAGAAAGGGCGCCGCGAGATATTAGGCATCCACACGCGCGGCATGCCGCTCGCCGACAATGTCGATCTGGATGAGCTGTCGCGCACGACCTTCGGTTTCGTTGGCGCTGATATGGCGGCGCTGACCCGTGAAGCGGCGATCGAAGCCGTTCGCCGGATCATGCCCAAGCTCAATCTCGAGGAAGGGACGATCCCGCCCGAGGTGCTCGAGGAATTGCGCGTGACGCGCGAGGATTTCAACAATGCGCTGAAACGCGTCCAGCCGTCAGCGATGCGCGAGGTGATGGTGCAGGCGCCCAAGACCCGCTGGAGCGACATCGGCGGCCTCGACGCGGCGCGAGACAAGTTGATCGAAGGGATCGAACTGCCGCTGAAGAATCCCGAGGCGTTCCGGCGCCTGGGAATCCGTCCCGCGAAGGGCTTTCTGCTCTATGGACCGCCCGGAACCGGCAAAACATTGCTGGCCAAGGCCGCAGCGCGCGAATCCGATGCCAATTTCATCTCGATCAAATCCTCGGACCTTTTGTCCAAATGGTATGGTGAGAGTGAGCAGCAGATCGCGCGACTATTCCAGCGCGCGCGTGCCGTCGCGCCGACAATCATTTTTATCGATGAACTCGATAGCCTGGTGCCTGCGCGGGGCAGCGGCACATCGGGCGAACCGCAGGTGACCGAACGCGTCGTCAACACGATACTCGCCGAGATGGATGGGATCGAGGAGATGCAATCGGTCGTCGTCATCGGCGCGACGAACCGCCCGAACCTGATCGACCCCGCGCTGCTGCGCCCGGGGCGGCTTGACGAACTCATCTACGTCTCGGTGCCGAATGCCGAGGGGCGCAAGCGCATCCTCGAAATCCAGACGGCGAAGATGCCGCTCGCGGACGACGTGGACCTAGGCATTCTCGCCGAAAAATCCGATCGCTTCACCGGCGCCGACCTGGAGGATCTGACACGGCGTGCGGGCCTCGCGGCGCTCAAGCGCTCGATGGGCAGCGATACGGTGACGATGGAGGACTTCGAGACCGCCCTCAAAGACACCCGCGCTTCGGTGACCGAAGCGATGGAGCGGGACTATGAAAAGATCCAGGGCGAGATCAAGCAGGCCGCAATGAGCGTCGACCCGATCGGCTTCTTTGCTCCCGGCATGCTCAAGCCGATCCGCGACCGTAAGCACGACGACACGCGGGACTGA
- a CDS encoding MFS transporter: MATTSHSIPSDRMAVLFAVMLVAAAGNTAMQSILPAIGAKLHIPDVWVSLAFSWSALLWVLTAPHWARQSDKRGRKALMALGVTGFLSSMALCGIVLWAGLNGLVGAGLTFIVFALFRSLYGGLGSASPPAVQAYVASRTDPAERTQALSLVSSSFGLGTVIGPAVAPYFILPVVGLAGPMIVFALIGLIVLIMLRWRLPNDTPRFAARGAVAPYPLSAGPAEPTGEEENDPDAPEQEPLGWRDGRVRPWLLAGFLGGQAQAMMLGVIGFLVLDRLQLRADPDTAARLTGTVLMAGAFATLLAQWGLIPLFKLTPRPTVLWGAVLAIGGILTTGLAQDLHGIVIGFALGSLGFGLFRPGFTAGASLSVPRRDQGAVAGMTASINGSAYIVSPAIGVLLYNWHPMVAYGLMAGFCGWLILWGWSALKPNQPSTDL; the protein is encoded by the coding sequence ATGGCGACGACATCGCATTCCATCCCTTCGGACCGCATGGCGGTGCTGTTTGCCGTCATGCTGGTCGCCGCGGCAGGCAATACGGCGATGCAGTCGATCCTGCCCGCCATCGGCGCCAAGCTGCACATTCCCGACGTTTGGGTTAGCCTCGCTTTCAGCTGGTCGGCGCTGCTTTGGGTGCTCACCGCGCCGCACTGGGCGCGCCAATCCGACAAACGTGGACGCAAGGCGCTGATGGCGCTCGGCGTCACCGGCTTCCTCTCGTCCATGGCACTGTGCGGTATCGTATTGTGGGCCGGGTTGAACGGCCTTGTCGGTGCCGGGCTCACCTTCATCGTCTTCGCTCTGTTCCGTAGCCTTTACGGCGGGCTCGGATCCGCATCTCCTCCCGCGGTGCAAGCCTATGTCGCGTCGCGCACCGACCCCGCGGAACGTACGCAAGCCCTGTCGCTTGTCTCCTCCTCTTTCGGACTCGGGACGGTGATCGGGCCGGCGGTCGCTCCCTATTTCATCCTGCCCGTCGTGGGACTGGCCGGACCCATGATCGTCTTCGCGTTGATTGGACTGATCGTCTTGATCATGCTGCGCTGGCGCCTGCCGAACGACACGCCCCGCTTTGCCGCACGCGGCGCCGTCGCGCCCTACCCTCTGTCCGCCGGTCCTGCCGAACCGACGGGCGAAGAGGAAAACGATCCGGACGCTCCCGAGCAGGAACCTCTCGGCTGGCGTGACGGCCGAGTCCGTCCATGGTTGCTCGCGGGTTTCCTCGGCGGACAGGCTCAGGCGATGATGCTGGGCGTCATCGGCTTCCTCGTCCTCGATCGCCTGCAATTGCGCGCCGACCCGGACACCGCCGCCAGATTGACCGGCACGGTGCTGATGGCGGGCGCGTTCGCGACCCTGCTCGCTCAATGGGGCCTGATCCCGCTGTTCAAACTGACCCCGCGCCCGACGGTATTATGGGGCGCCGTGCTCGCGATCGGCGGGATATTGACGACCGGCCTCGCGCAGGACCTCCACGGCATCGTGATCGGCTTTGCGCTCGGTTCGCTCGGTTTTGGCCTGTTCCGGCCCGGCTTCACCGCCGGCGCCTCGCTCTCGGTTCCGCGTCGCGACCAAGGAGCGGTCGCCGGCATGACCGCGTCGATCAACGGATCGGCCTATATCGTATCGCCCGCCATCGGCGTGCTGCTCTACAATTGGCATCCGATGGTCGCATATGGGTTGATGGCCGGCTTCTGCGGCTGGCTGATCCTGTGGGGCTGGTCGGCGTTGAAACCAAACCAGCCCTCGACCGATCTTTAG
- a CDS encoding methyltransferase domain-containing protein, whose protein sequence is MTNPRAQAQQTKAPLARRLRVGLKRFFGPWGMFVRGFIKHPVMVGSIVPSSPTLIRHMLKPVDWKNTKLFVEYGPGVGTFCRPILERMTGDATLIAIDTNEEFIDYLRKDIRDSRFIAIHGSAANVEEIIRAHGFEKADYVLSGLPFSTLPAGVGPAIAAATHRVLRPGGAFLVYQFRARARDFLAAHFNRIDNAFEWVNVPPCFLFWGWKD, encoded by the coding sequence ATGACCAATCCGCGGGCGCAGGCCCAACAAACGAAAGCCCCGCTTGCCCGCCGGCTGCGCGTGGGCCTCAAGCGCTTTTTCGGGCCGTGGGGTATGTTCGTGCGCGGCTTTATCAAGCACCCGGTCATGGTGGGCTCGATCGTGCCGTCGTCGCCGACGCTGATCCGCCACATGCTGAAGCCTGTCGACTGGAAGAATACCAAGCTGTTCGTCGAATATGGCCCGGGCGTGGGCACTTTCTGCCGCCCCATCCTCGAACGGATGACGGGCGACGCGACGCTGATCGCGATCGACACCAACGAGGAATTCATCGATTATCTTCGCAAGGACATCCGCGACAGCCGCTTTATCGCGATTCATGGCTCAGCGGCCAACGTCGAGGAAATTATTCGCGCGCATGGCTTCGAAAAGGCCGATTATGTCCTCTCCGGTCTGCCATTCTCGACGCTGCCCGCCGGCGTCGGCCCCGCCATCGCAGCGGCGACACACCGTGTATTGCGTCCAGGCGGCGCTTTCCTCGTCTATCAATTCCGCGCCCGCGCGCGCGATTTCCTCGCGGCGCACTTCAACCGCATCGACAATGCATTCGAGTGGGTCAATGTCCCGCCCTGCTTCCTCTTCTGGGGCTGGAAGGACTGA
- a CDS encoding phosphatidylserine/phosphatidylglycerophosphate/cardiolipin synthase family protein: MSDLCPSADLHQSLSADVAGHRIELLFDGGDRLTRLLDLINGAAHSIDLIMYIFEDDTAGRRILDAMLAATKRGVRIRAVIDSFGSGDTPDSLFAPLREAGGSVTFFSRRWRSTYLIRNHQKLILIDDYIAVTGGFNIADDYLSPPRSDCWFDIGMIVKGPTVARAARWFAEIHEYTVNNDGKVLTLRRLIREWPVDGEAVSWLVGGPTQRLSPWARAVRADLDDARQLDMAMAYFSPGQGMLRRLGRVARRGRARFVMAGKSDNPATIGASRLLYGYLLRKTAEVWEYRPCRLHMKLIVIDDVVYIGSANFDVRSLFVNVEVMVRIADAGFAEKMRNFLTALRPDCEIITSQSHKARGSWLTRLRWTLAWFVVGVVDYTVSRKLNFGLGDPDPDV; encoded by the coding sequence ATGAGCGACCTCTGCCCTTCCGCCGACCTGCACCAGAGCCTGTCGGCGGACGTAGCGGGTCATCGTATAGAACTGCTCTTCGACGGCGGCGATCGGCTGACACGGCTGCTCGATCTGATCAACGGCGCGGCGCACAGCATCGACCTCATCATGTATATCTTCGAGGACGATACGGCGGGTCGGCGCATTCTCGATGCCATGCTGGCGGCAACGAAGCGCGGCGTCCGCATCCGTGCGGTGATCGACAGTTTCGGATCGGGCGACACGCCCGACAGCCTCTTCGCCCCACTCCGCGAAGCGGGCGGCAGTGTTACCTTCTTCTCGCGCCGCTGGCGGTCGACCTATCTTATCCGCAATCATCAAAAGCTGATTCTGATCGACGACTATATCGCGGTCACCGGCGGGTTTAATATCGCCGACGATTATCTGAGCCCGCCGCGCAGCGACTGCTGGTTCGACATCGGAATGATTGTGAAAGGTCCGACGGTCGCTCGCGCCGCGCGATGGTTCGCCGAGATCCACGAGTACACCGTCAACAACGACGGCAAGGTGCTGACCTTGCGGAGGCTGATCCGCGAATGGCCTGTCGATGGCGAGGCTGTCTCTTGGCTCGTCGGGGGACCGACGCAGCGCCTCTCTCCCTGGGCACGGGCGGTTCGCGCCGACCTGGATGATGCGCGGCAGCTGGATATGGCGATGGCCTATTTCTCGCCGGGTCAGGGAATGCTGCGCCGGCTCGGCCGCGTCGCCCGGCGCGGCCGCGCGCGGTTCGTGATGGCGGGCAAGTCGGACAATCCGGCAACGATCGGCGCGTCACGGCTGCTCTATGGCTATCTTTTGCGCAAGACCGCCGAGGTCTGGGAATATCGGCCGTGCCGGTTGCACATGAAGCTGATCGTCATCGACGATGTCGTCTATATCGGATCGGCCAATTTCGACGTACGCAGCCTGTTCGTGAACGTCGAGGTGATGGTGCGGATCGCCGACGCTGGCTTCGCCGAAAAGATGCGCAACTTCCTCACGGCGCTCCGGCCCGACTGCGAGATCATCACGTCGCAGTCGCACAAGGCGCGCGGCAGTTGGCTGACGCGGCTGCGCTGGACGCTAGCCTGGTTCGTCGTTGGCGTCGTCGACTATACGGTATCGCGAAAACTCAACTTCGGGCTCGGCGACCCCGACCCGGACGTTTAG
- the rpoZ gene encoding DNA-directed RNA polymerase subunit omega, translating into MARVTVEDCVDKISNRFDLVLLSAHRAREISGGSELTVDRDRDKNPVVALREIAEQTIRPKDLQETLVGSMQKVVVDDDDTPDEISSISRSAEALRLTAAAPPRSPAGGGGDFE; encoded by the coding sequence ATGGCCCGCGTTACCGTCGAAGATTGCGTCGACAAGATTTCCAACCGCTTCGACCTGGTTCTGCTCTCCGCGCATCGCGCACGGGAAATCTCGGGTGGTTCGGAACTGACCGTCGACCGCGACCGCGACAAGAATCCCGTCGTCGCGCTGCGCGAGATCGCCGAACAGACGATTCGTCCCAAGGATCTGCAGGAAACGCTGGTCGGTTCGATGCAGAAGGTTGTCGTTGACGATGACGACACGCCCGATGAAATCAGCTCGATCAGCCGCTCGGCCGAAGCGCTGCGCCTGACCGCGGCGGCGCCGCCGCGCAGCCCCGCAGGCGGTGGCGGCGACTTCGAATAA
- a CDS encoding DUF3800 domain-containing protein has translation MTIYCDESGGLNAGAMTFSAVMLTPQAATEIHDRFRGVTGLRGELKGSRISLVERAYLLELFDRAGGRAWVAVAERDKLAQNPGGTLPSDLELYGALLNSAVGHWLPETGGVCTDVVIDDGRYDPEILAHVREEIQAGLGQWGRASLADSRRSDGVQIADVIANSLFNIVVGSPRAHRIQRILEPMLASKTIRIAELTHVD, from the coding sequence ATGACGATCTATTGCGACGAATCGGGCGGGCTCAACGCCGGCGCGATGACCTTCTCGGCGGTGATGCTCACCCCCCAGGCAGCGACCGAAATCCACGATCGTTTCCGCGGCGTCACCGGGCTGCGCGGCGAACTCAAAGGTAGTCGTATTAGTCTTGTCGAGCGCGCCTACCTGCTCGAACTGTTCGACCGCGCCGGCGGCAGGGCATGGGTCGCGGTCGCCGAGCGCGACAAGCTGGCGCAGAATCCCGGCGGCACCCTGCCTAGTGATCTCGAGCTCTACGGCGCATTGCTCAACAGCGCGGTCGGCCACTGGCTTCCGGAAACGGGAGGCGTCTGCACCGACGTCGTGATAGACGACGGGCGCTACGATCCCGAAATCCTGGCGCATGTCCGCGAGGAGATTCAGGCCGGGCTCGGTCAGTGGGGGCGCGCCTCGCTCGCAGACAGCCGTCGCAGCGATGGCGTTCAGATCGCCGATGTGATCGCCAACAGCCTGTTCAACATCGTGGTCGGCTCGCCGCGTGCGCACCGCATCCAGCGCATTCTGGAGCCGATGCTGGCTTCGAAGACGATCCGGATCGCCGAACTGACGCACGTTGACTGA